In Aridibaculum aurantiacum, the following proteins share a genomic window:
- a CDS encoding S8 family serine peptidase, translated as MFKYLSPCLLATCLLTFSSSVQSQQPTKSKLFTDHLQSEFRKDTTKAYQFARRNNLPIVQHKNGNTIRLVRLAPNGLPEYVSTESNVNAAHTTGTSALWTGGISGLNLSGVGTAGNLMNKMAVWDGGVVRTTHDELIGRVTMMDNAATLSDHATHVAGTMIGRGVNAAARGMAHGATGIYAFDFNNAEAEMNSYGNSLLLSNHSYGTIAGWYYNNNRWEFYGEWEAFEDYNFGYYSSQTQMWDSISFNNPYYLMVKSSGNNRSQGGPAVGAAYWRRSSAGAWVQVPAREPGISFNNGYDIISTYGTAKNNLCVGAVNAIATGYTKPADVVISGFSSWGPTDDGRIKPDIVGNGVGLTSSVATANNSYSNMSGTSMSAPNVTGSLLLLQELYSKLNSNRFIRSATLRGLAIHTAFEAGTTVGPDYKHGWGLLNTAGAADVIRNHQNNHVLAERRLVNGADTTFTVVASGNGPLVVTICWTDPPGMVDFANRYNNRTPKLVNDLDVRVTAGTNVFQPWRLNPEDPEAAATTGDNIRDNVEKIEIPNAVAGATYTIKISHKGNLRNALQDYSLLMSGVNGTAYCASQPATTADSRIQSFTFGSILNNAPAGCTQYTDATSQTTTVVPMQSVPLSVAVGTCGGGKDKMVKVFIDWNGNGSFADAGEAVATSGILSGNASYSTNVIVPGNIKPGLRSRIRVVLMETQDATAIQACGTYAGGGETQDYTIIFGRAGSDVAPIDIAGLDNVCGVDVQHVSVRVQNAGTATAFSNRIFVQTVVKQNNAIVATLLDTIATNLIAGEIGTLVHKQGFATLPNTTYTLETSVSMVGEGNTANNTATKSFTTRPAYAGSLSASGQICAGGTTANFFANPAPAASVIWYAAQNATIPVAAGNSTTQSPVPANSTLFAGANDFAGKIGVPDKMHYNDGGYNAFTPGVVISVGTPLIIESARIYTGNSGRLTFHLLDATTYNLVSTVSMDVPATLPVPQQGAYNVNTPDDAGMVAPLNLKVPAAGEYILRVNFEKGATLFRNNLIPLGNVYPMTVPGIMSITGHEAAATTTEAYYYFYDMKIRTLACPSGAPRTAVVASQPLTPVISANGNVLSSSATAGTIRWFRNDTLVANATSATYTATEAGNYKVEHVVNGCVFLSPAFAHVVTSVTTVNASAIDMRVTPNPSAGRMVLQYTVPLGAKNVAMQVLSYDGKAVANEKLPSRAGAVQHNLDLTHLAPGVYLLKVFIDNKQYLQKVLIQR; from the coding sequence ATGTTTAAATACCTAAGCCCCTGTTTGTTGGCTACATGCCTGTTAACTTTTTCAAGTTCAGTTCAGAGCCAGCAACCCACCAAGTCAAAACTGTTTACCGATCATCTTCAAAGTGAATTCCGAAAGGATACAACAAAAGCTTACCAGTTTGCCCGCAGGAACAATTTGCCTATCGTTCAGCATAAGAATGGTAATACAATTCGCTTAGTTCGCCTTGCACCAAATGGCCTGCCTGAATATGTAAGTACAGAGAGTAACGTGAATGCAGCCCACACTACAGGTACCAGCGCACTATGGACAGGTGGTATCTCAGGATTGAATTTATCGGGAGTTGGTACAGCCGGCAACCTGATGAACAAAATGGCCGTATGGGATGGTGGCGTGGTTAGAACTACACACGATGAATTAATTGGCAGAGTTACAATGATGGATAATGCTGCTACATTAAGCGATCACGCAACACACGTAGCAGGAACCATGATAGGACGTGGTGTAAATGCTGCAGCTCGTGGAATGGCACATGGCGCCACAGGCATCTATGCATTTGACTTCAATAATGCAGAGGCTGAAATGAATAGCTATGGTAACTCCTTGCTTTTATCTAATCACTCGTATGGCACTATAGCTGGCTGGTATTATAACAACAACCGCTGGGAGTTTTATGGCGAGTGGGAAGCTTTTGAAGATTACAACTTTGGTTATTACAGTTCACAAACACAAATGTGGGACTCAATCTCGTTCAATAATCCTTACTACCTGATGGTAAAATCTTCGGGTAACAACAGGAGCCAGGGAGGGCCGGCTGTAGGTGCCGCCTATTGGCGTCGAAGTTCTGCCGGAGCATGGGTGCAAGTGCCAGCAAGAGAGCCAGGCATTTCATTCAATAATGGTTATGATATCATTTCTACCTATGGCACAGCAAAAAATAATCTTTGTGTAGGTGCTGTGAATGCCATTGCAACAGGATATACGAAACCAGCTGATGTTGTTATTTCCGGCTTTAGTAGTTGGGGTCCTACAGATGATGGGCGTATAAAACCCGATATAGTAGGTAATGGTGTAGGACTTACAAGTAGTGTGGCCACTGCCAATAACAGTTATAGTAACATGAGCGGTACCTCTATGTCGGCGCCTAATGTAACAGGTTCGTTACTGTTGTTGCAGGAGTTGTACAGTAAACTAAATTCTAATCGTTTTATTCGTTCAGCTACGCTACGAGGTTTGGCTATACATACCGCATTTGAAGCAGGAACTACAGTAGGTCCTGATTATAAACATGGATGGGGCTTGTTGAATACTGCCGGTGCAGCTGATGTAATCCGTAATCACCAGAACAATCATGTGCTGGCAGAGCGCCGGCTTGTAAACGGTGCTGATACCACTTTTACTGTTGTTGCTTCGGGTAATGGACCATTGGTAGTTACCATCTGCTGGACAGATCCACCGGGTATGGTTGACTTTGCCAACAGGTACAACAACAGGACACCTAAGCTTGTGAACGATCTTGATGTGAGGGTTACTGCAGGTACCAATGTTTTTCAACCCTGGAGACTGAACCCGGAAGACCCAGAAGCTGCCGCTACTACTGGAGATAACATAAGAGATAATGTAGAAAAGATAGAAATTCCTAATGCTGTAGCGGGTGCTACTTATACCATCAAAATTTCTCACAAAGGAAACCTGAGAAATGCACTACAGGATTACTCTTTACTGATGAGTGGCGTTAATGGAACTGCTTATTGTGCAAGCCAGCCTGCTACTACAGCAGACAGCCGCATTCAAAGCTTTACGTTTGGTTCCATTCTTAATAATGCTCCGGCTGGCTGTACCCAATATACAGATGCTACCAGTCAGACTACCACTGTTGTCCCTATGCAGTCTGTGCCTTTATCTGTAGCAGTGGGTACCTGTGGTGGCGGAAAAGACAAAATGGTGAAAGTATTCATAGACTGGAATGGCAATGGTTCTTTTGCTGATGCAGGAGAAGCTGTGGCTACATCTGGAATATTATCTGGCAATGCTTCTTATTCTACTAATGTAATTGTGCCTGGAAATATAAAGCCAGGTCTTCGTTCACGTATACGTGTTGTGCTCATGGAAACACAAGACGCAACAGCTATACAAGCTTGCGGTACTTATGCAGGTGGTGGTGAAACGCAAGATTATACCATCATCTTTGGTCGTGCAGGCAGCGATGTAGCACCCATTGATATAGCAGGTCTTGACAATGTATGTGGAGTAGATGTACAGCATGTATCGGTACGTGTACAAAATGCAGGTACGGCTACTGCATTCAGCAACAGGATATTTGTTCAGACTGTAGTAAAACAAAACAATGCTATAGTAGCTACACTACTTGATACAATTGCTACTAACCTGATAGCTGGTGAAATTGGTACGCTGGTGCATAAACAAGGCTTTGCTACTTTACCTAATACCACTTATACTTTAGAAACTTCGGTATCTATGGTTGGTGAAGGAAACACAGCAAATAATACAGCTACTAAAAGCTTTACTACCAGGCCGGCTTATGCAGGAAGTTTGTCTGCATCGGGGCAGATATGTGCTGGTGGTACTACTGCCAACTTCTTTGCAAATCCTGCACCTGCGGCTAGCGTGATATGGTACGCGGCGCAGAACGCCACTATTCCGGTAGCTGCAGGAAACAGCACAACACAATCACCGGTGCCAGCTAACTCTACCTTGTTTGCCGGTGCCAACGACTTTGCAGGAAAAATAGGAGTGCCTGATAAAATGCATTACAACGATGGAGGTTACAATGCATTTACACCTGGTGTGGTTATAAGTGTAGGTACGCCTTTGATCATTGAAAGTGCCCGCATCTACACCGGTAATAGCGGAAGGCTTACGTTTCATCTTTTAGATGCTACTACATATAACCTGGTTTCAACGGTTAGCATGGATGTACCTGCTACACTGCCTGTACCTCAGCAGGGTGCTTACAATGTGAACACACCTGATGATGCAGGGATGGTAGCGCCGCTTAACCTAAAAGTGCCTGCTGCCGGTGAGTACATCCTGCGGGTGAATTTTGAGAAAGGTGCTACACTCTTTAGGAACAATCTTATTCCACTGGGAAATGTATATCCAATGACGGTGCCGGGTATCATGTCTATAACAGGGCATGAAGCAGCTGCAACAACAACTGAGGCTTATTACTACTTCTACGACATGAAGATAAGAACCCTGGCATGTCCATCGGGTGCGCCACGAACTGCAGTGGTAGCCAGCCAGCCACTTACTCCTGTTATCAGTGCCAATGGTAATGTATTGTCATCAAGTGCTACTGCAGGTACCATCAGGTGGTTTAGAAACGACACATTGGTTGCAAATGCTACTTCTGCTACCTATACAGCAACGGAGGCAGGTAATTACAAAGTGGAACACGTAGTGAATGGTTGCGTATTCTTATCGCCTGCTTTTGCACATGTGGTTACTTCGGTTACTACTGTTAATGCTTCAGCCATTGATATGCGTGTAACACCAAATCCTTCTGCAGGACGTATGGTGCTGCAGTATACAGTGCCGCTGGGTGCTAAAAATGTGGCTATGCAGGTACTGTCGTACGATGGTAAAGCTGTAGCCAATGAAAAACTTCCATCACGTGCCGGTGCGGTACAACATAATCTTGATCTTACTCATCTTGCTCCGGGTGTTTACCTGCTGAAGGTGTTTATAGATAACAAGCAATACCTGCAAAAGGTGTTGATACAACGATAG
- a CDS encoding oligosaccharide flippase family protein, whose protein sequence is MSGIKQLAGQTMWYGVSSIAARFINYLLTPYLTYIFSTQIANYGKLSLVYAAIPLINIIFTYGFETAYFRFSKTNEDENKVYSTASISMFLSTMLFAGVLYIFRDSFAAFAGLTEDPVLIELSILIIAVDALCTLPFAKLRYQGKPIKFAAIRIFGIFVNIGATVFFLSYCSQALQENPGHWVGLIYDPTINPVTYVIIANVLQSSITLLLLAKEVGAIKIQFSPRLWKTMMLYSLPLLVAGLGGMINETFDRLMLRWWVPGGDTLAEEQVGIYSACYKLAILISLFIQAFRMGAEPFFFKQAAGANPQRTYARVLKFFVITVTFMFLVVALFLPVWKHFIHPNFWVGLSVVPVLLLANIFLGIYYNLSIWYKLGNKTMAGAYITLVGAAVTFLINYLFIPSFGYMACAWATFLCYGTMMVISFVWGQKEYRIPYAWKKLLAYIVIVVVLYFIYQGIAWFIPNEYWQLPVGAVLLLTYGWFILLVERQEFKKLPLVGKYIR, encoded by the coding sequence TTGAGTGGAATTAAACAATTAGCGGGACAAACAATGTGGTATGGTGTCAGCTCTATAGCTGCGCGTTTTATCAACTACCTGCTTACGCCTTACCTCACCTATATCTTTTCTACACAAATAGCAAATTATGGAAAGCTCAGCCTGGTGTATGCAGCTATTCCACTCATCAACATCATATTTACCTACGGCTTCGAAACAGCTTATTTCCGCTTTTCAAAAACCAATGAAGATGAGAATAAGGTGTATAGTACTGCAAGCATATCCATGTTCCTTTCTACCATGCTTTTTGCCGGCGTATTGTACATCTTCAGAGATAGCTTTGCGGCCTTTGCTGGCCTCACAGAAGACCCGGTTCTGATAGAACTATCCATACTGATTATTGCTGTAGATGCCTTGTGTACGCTTCCTTTTGCCAAACTTCGCTACCAGGGCAAGCCTATAAAGTTTGCCGCCATCCGCATCTTTGGAATTTTTGTTAATATTGGTGCTACCGTCTTCTTCCTTTCCTATTGCTCACAGGCATTACAGGAAAATCCTGGTCATTGGGTTGGATTGATCTACGACCCAACTATCAACCCGGTGACCTATGTGATCATTGCAAACGTGCTGCAGTCTTCCATTACATTGCTGCTGCTTGCTAAGGAAGTGGGCGCTATCAAGATCCAGTTCAGCCCGCGCCTGTGGAAAACGATGATGCTATATTCTCTGCCGCTATTGGTGGCAGGATTAGGCGGAATGATAAATGAAACTTTTGACAGGCTGATGCTAAGATGGTGGGTACCTGGCGGCGATACTTTGGCCGAAGAACAGGTAGGTATCTATAGCGCCTGTTATAAACTAGCCATACTGATCAGCTTGTTTATCCAGGCTTTTCGCATGGGCGCCGAACCTTTCTTCTTCAAGCAGGCTGCAGGTGCTAACCCACAGCGTACTTATGCAAGAGTGCTGAAGTTTTTTGTCATCACTGTCACTTTCATGTTCCTGGTGGTTGCCTTGTTCCTACCCGTATGGAAACATTTCATTCACCCTAACTTCTGGGTAGGCCTGTCCGTGGTTCCGGTATTGCTACTGGCAAATATCTTCCTCGGCATTTATTACAACCTCAGCATCTGGTATAAGTTGGGCAACAAGACAATGGCGGGTGCATACATCACATTAGTAGGCGCTGCTGTTACTTTCCTTATCAACTACCTGTTCATTCCATCTTTTGGATATATGGCTTGCGCATGGGCTACTTTCCTCTGCTACGGCACCATGATGGTCATCAGTTTTGTTTGGGGCCAAAAGGAGTACCGCATTCCGTATGCTTGGAAAAAGCTGTTGGCTTATATTGTCATCGTAGTTGTATTGTACTTTATCTACCAGGGCATAGCATGGTTCATACCGAACGAATACTGGCAACTACCTGTGGGTGCAGTACTGCTGCTAACGTATGGCTGGTTCATTCTGCTGGTAGAAAGGCAGGAGTTTAAGAAGTTGCCGCTGGTGGGTAAGTATATCAGGTAA
- a CDS encoding cytochrome-c peroxidase, whose translation MKRAISILFFAFVAAGFFAIEACKKTDATPAATPMVFKTPAGWPEPAYNFGANPITNQGFELGRKLFYDGRLSKDGNFPCASCHQQFAAFATFDHNFSHGFDNTFTTRNAHGLYNLAWRNNFMYDGGIVHLDLQPLAPITATNEMAETIENVLNKLRADGTYRSMFKAAFGDETINTERMTKALSQFMLMMVSSNSRYDKMKRGEYTFNLAEGLGYDIFKAKCVSCHKEPFFTDFNFRNTGLPVDPTINDYGRMIITRNPADSLKFQVPSLRNVQLTFPYGHDGRFITLDHVMDHYRNGVVNGPTTDPLVKNKIPLSNFEIGQLKAFLYTLTDSTFIADPRFKQP comes from the coding sequence ATGAAGAGAGCCATTTCCATATTGTTTTTTGCTTTTGTAGCTGCAGGCTTCTTTGCAATTGAGGCTTGTAAAAAAACTGATGCTACGCCTGCTGCTACTCCCATGGTTTTCAAAACACCAGCGGGATGGCCAGAACCTGCTTATAACTTCGGCGCAAATCCAATCACCAACCAGGGTTTTGAGTTAGGCAGGAAACTTTTTTACGATGGCAGATTAAGTAAAGATGGAAACTTCCCCTGCGCCAGTTGCCACCAGCAATTTGCAGCCTTTGCAACTTTCGATCACAACTTTAGCCACGGCTTTGACAATACGTTTACCACGCGCAACGCGCATGGATTGTACAACCTGGCATGGCGCAACAACTTCATGTACGATGGCGGCATTGTACACCTTGACCTGCAGCCACTGGCGCCAATTACCGCTACAAATGAAATGGCTGAAACCATAGAGAATGTTCTGAATAAACTACGGGCAGACGGTACTTACAGGTCCATGTTCAAAGCAGCTTTTGGCGACGAGACCATCAATACCGAAAGAATGACCAAGGCGCTCAGCCAGTTCATGCTGATGATGGTAAGCAGCAATAGCCGCTACGATAAAATGAAACGCGGTGAGTATACCTTCAACCTTGCAGAAGGTTTAGGGTATGACATCTTTAAAGCGAAATGTGTTAGCTGTCACAAAGAACCATTCTTTACTGATTTCAATTTTAGAAATACCGGCCTACCGGTAGATCCTACCATAAATGATTATGGCAGGATGATCATTACACGCAATCCTGCTGATTCGCTCAAGTTCCAGGTGCCAAGCCTGCGAAATGTGCAGCTTACCTTCCCGTATGGCCACGACGGCAGGTTTATAACACTTGATCATGTGATGGATCATTATCGTAATGGTGTAGTCAACGGACCTACAACCGACCCGCTGGTGAAGAATAAGATCCCGCTGAGCAACTTCGAGATTGGGCAGTTGAAAGCTTTCTTGTACACCCTCACCGACTCTACCTTTATTGCAGATCCGCGTTTTAAGCAGCCGTAA
- a CDS encoding MbnP family protein, producing MKQILYLLLFVVMLWSCKPSVTSPEDTYQLKVTFRHKVGSQDMQLGNTYQNSFGENYTLSAFKYYVSNIVLPEGAGSTAAVNEYRLVDEANASTKSFTINLPRNHFSGFSFLLGVDSVRNVSGTQSGDLDPVKGMFWTWNSGYVMAKLEGTSPVSPAPANSLSLHIGGFRTGENATRRIDLALPAGSMIHLSKNKVSEIVIEADASTWFQGVHDLPIASNPLCHSPGTLAVKFADNYSRMFKIVAVNN from the coding sequence ATGAAGCAAATACTTTATTTATTACTGTTTGTAGTGATGTTGTGGAGCTGCAAACCCTCTGTAACCTCTCCTGAAGATACGTACCAGCTAAAGGTAACCTTCAGGCACAAAGTAGGCAGCCAGGATATGCAGCTAGGTAATACGTACCAAAACAGCTTTGGAGAGAACTATACATTATCAGCTTTTAAATATTATGTATCCAACATTGTTCTTCCTGAAGGTGCTGGCAGCACTGCAGCAGTAAATGAATATAGATTAGTTGACGAAGCCAATGCATCCACCAAATCGTTTACCATTAATCTGCCTCGCAATCATTTCAGCGGTTTCTCATTTTTATTGGGAGTAGACAGTGTTCGCAATGTAAGCGGCACACAATCCGGCGATCTTGATCCTGTAAAAGGCATGTTCTGGACATGGAACAGTGGCTATGTAATGGCGAAGCTGGAAGGAACATCACCTGTTTCTCCAGCACCTGCAAATAGCCTTAGCCTGCATATTGGGGGTTTTAGAACAGGTGAAAACGCTACAAGAAGAATTGATCTTGCTCTACCGGCAGGTAGCATGATCCATCTATCAAAAAATAAGGTGAGCGAAATAGTTATAGAAGCTGATGCCAGCACCTGGTTTCAAGGCGTACACGATCTACCGATCGCCAGCAACCCGCTTTGTCATTCACCCGGTACACTTGCCGTTAAATTTGCCGACAACTATAGCAGGATGTTTAAAATTGTAGCAGTAAACAATTAA
- the arfB gene encoding alternative ribosome rescue aminoacyl-tRNA hydrolase ArfB, whose amino-acid sequence MKVNLIEEIVFSTARSGGKGGQNVNKVETMVEGRWDIMASTKVNDEQKRQIIEKLGNKITSDGLLLVKSQTERTQLGNKQQVVEKMNHLVEQALVKKKTRIATKPSKAAKERRVENKKVKSDIKNNRRKIRLSDL is encoded by the coding sequence ATGAAGGTAAATTTAATAGAGGAAATCGTTTTCTCCACGGCACGAAGTGGCGGCAAAGGAGGCCAGAATGTAAACAAGGTAGAAACCATGGTGGAAGGACGCTGGGACATTATGGCTTCAACCAAGGTGAATGACGAGCAGAAACGCCAAATAATTGAGAAACTTGGAAACAAGATCACTTCTGATGGTCTTTTACTGGTAAAATCGCAAACGGAAAGAACGCAGCTAGGCAATAAGCAGCAGGTTGTAGAGAAAATGAATCATTTAGTAGAGCAGGCGCTTGTAAAGAAGAAGACACGCATTGCTACTAAACCATCGAAGGCTGCTAAAGAGCGCCGGGTGGAAAACAAAAAAGTGAAATCCGACATTAAAAACAACAGGCGTAAGATCCGCCTCTCTGATTTGTGA
- the dtd gene encoding D-aminoacyl-tRNA deacylase — MRAVIQRVSEASVTVDGTVTGSIGNGLLVLAGFEDADTKDDLEWLAGKIVQMRIFNDEEGVMNKSLLDVGGDILLVSQFTLHASTRKGNRPSYIRASKPPVAIPLYEQFIKMLETSANKKIETGIFGADMKVRLLNDGPVTIVMDTKNKE; from the coding sequence ATGAGAGCAGTTATACAAAGAGTATCAGAAGCATCGGTTACAGTAGATGGAACAGTTACAGGAAGTATTGGCAATGGCCTTTTGGTACTGGCAGGTTTTGAAGATGCAGATACAAAAGACGACCTGGAATGGCTGGCAGGTAAAATCGTGCAGATGCGCATTTTTAATGACGAAGAAGGTGTAATGAATAAGAGCCTGCTGGATGTTGGTGGCGACATCTTACTGGTGAGCCAGTTCACCCTGCATGCAAGCACAAGAAAAGGGAACCGTCCTTCTTACATACGTGCTTCCAAACCACCGGTAGCTATTCCTCTGTACGAGCAGTTCATCAAAATGCTGGAAACCTCAGCAAATAAAAAGATTGAAACCGGCATTTTTGGTGCAGATATGAAAGTGCGCCTGCTAAATGATGGTCCTGTAACGATAGTGATGGATACTAAAAACAAAGAGTAA
- a CDS encoding nucleotide pyrophosphohydrolase, whose amino-acid sequence MSTETGMTIAELQAKVDEWIKTIGVKYFGELTNLGILMEEVGELSRLMVRKYGEQSMKGSEESKDIADEMADVLWVLVCLANQTGVDLTAAIHKNFEKKTSRDKLRHINNEKLHDPKKSQ is encoded by the coding sequence ATGAGTACTGAAACTGGTATGACCATAGCTGAGCTGCAGGCAAAGGTGGATGAATGGATAAAAACGATTGGCGTAAAATATTTTGGTGAACTAACCAACCTGGGGATATTGATGGAAGAAGTAGGGGAGTTGAGCCGTCTGATGGTGCGGAAGTATGGCGAACAAAGCATGAAAGGCAGCGAAGAATCTAAAGATATAGCTGATGAAATGGCGGATGTGCTGTGGGTGCTGGTATGCCTGGCCAACCAAACAGGGGTAGACCTGACAGCTGCTATTCATAAGAACTTTGAGAAGAAAACAAGCCGCGATAAGCTGCGTCACATCAATAACGAAAAGTTGCACGACCCAAAAAAAAGCCAGTAA
- a CDS encoding glycine--tRNA ligase, whose protein sequence is MSTTTENKFQEIISHAKEYGFVFQSSEIYDGLSAVYDYGPYGSELKKNIRDYWWKSMTQMHENIVGLDAAIFMHPLTWKASGHVDNFSDPMIDNKDSNKRYRVDHLIEGLADTLREEGKKEEATALINKMDQLLAAEDFIALKELLISNNIKCAISGTANWTDIRQFNLMFSTEMGSVAEEANTIYLRPETAQGIFVNFLNVQKTARMKIPFGIAQTGKAFRNEIVARQFIFRMREFEQMEMQFFVRPGTQKEWYEYWKEARLQWHLSLGLPAEKYRYHDHVKLAHYADAALDIEYEFPFGFKEVEGIHSRTDFDLKNHQLLSGKKMQYFDNDIDPATNKPYGNYIPYVVETSIGLDRMFLLILSHSFAEEKWTKEDGKEDSRVVLRIPAKIAPLKLAILPLVKKDGLPEIAREIMNDCKGSFRCFYEEKDTIGKRYRRMDAIGTPFCITIDHQTKEDQTVTIRYRDTMQQERIPLAQVKEKVLAATL, encoded by the coding sequence ATGAGCACGACAACCGAGAATAAATTCCAGGAGATCATATCCCACGCAAAAGAATATGGTTTTGTTTTTCAAAGCAGCGAAATATACGATGGCTTGAGTGCTGTTTATGACTACGGTCCTTATGGTAGCGAGCTGAAGAAAAACATCCGCGACTACTGGTGGAAGTCGATGACACAGATGCACGAGAACATTGTAGGTCTTGATGCCGCCATTTTTATGCACCCGCTTACGTGGAAAGCGAGTGGCCACGTTGATAACTTCAGCGACCCGATGATTGATAACAAGGATAGCAACAAGCGCTACCGTGTAGATCATTTAATAGAAGGCCTTGCCGATACGCTTCGCGAAGAAGGCAAAAAAGAAGAGGCTACTGCACTCATCAATAAGATGGACCAGCTACTGGCTGCGGAAGATTTCATAGCACTGAAAGAGTTACTTATTTCCAATAACATAAAATGCGCTATCAGCGGCACTGCTAACTGGACTGACATTCGCCAGTTCAACCTGATGTTCTCTACCGAAATGGGTAGTGTGGCAGAAGAAGCCAATACCATTTACCTGCGACCGGAAACAGCTCAGGGTATCTTCGTGAACTTTTTAAATGTGCAGAAGACTGCAAGGATGAAGATCCCATTTGGAATTGCACAAACAGGTAAGGCATTCAGAAATGAAATTGTTGCCCGCCAGTTCATTTTCCGTATGCGCGAATTCGAGCAAATGGAAATGCAATTCTTTGTTCGCCCTGGCACACAGAAAGAGTGGTACGAATACTGGAAAGAAGCAAGACTGCAATGGCACCTGAGCCTTGGTTTACCTGCTGAAAAGTATCGCTACCACGACCACGTAAAGCTGGCGCATTATGCCGATGCTGCACTGGATATAGAATATGAATTTCCGTTTGGTTTTAAAGAAGTAGAAGGTATCCATTCTCGTACAGATTTCGACCTGAAGAACCACCAGCTGCTAAGCGGTAAGAAGATGCAGTACTTTGACAATGATATTGATCCTGCTACCAATAAGCCGTACGGTAATTACATTCCTTACGTAGTAGAAACATCTATAGGTTTAGACAGGATGTTTTTGCTAATACTCAGCCATAGCTTTGCCGAAGAGAAATGGACAAAAGAAGATGGCAAGGAAGATAGCCGCGTAGTACTTCGCATTCCTGCTAAGATCGCTCCTCTGAAGCTGGCCATTCTTCCATTGGTGAAGAAAGATGGACTACCGGAAATAGCTCGTGAGATAATGAATGACTGTAAAGGTTCGTTCCGTTGTTTTTACGAAGAAAAAGATACTATAGGAAAACGCTACAGGCGCATGGATGCTATCGGTACGCCTTTCTGTATCACCATCGATCATCAAACCAAAGAAGATCAAACAGTGACCATACGTTACAGGGATACGATGCAGCAAGAGCGTATACCACTTGCACAGGTAAAAGAAAAAGTGTTAGCAGCAACTTTATAA
- a CDS encoding ferredoxin--NADP reductase gives MLEPWRTGKVIKILDETAHTRRFWIQIPEVEVFDFKPGQFVTLDLPIHEKRNKRWRSYSIASPPNDTNIIELVIVLLEGGAGTTYLFNEISEGSELLLRGPQGVFVLPEHIDRDLFLICTGTGVAPFRSMVHHINRFNISHKNIYLVFGCRHVSDCLYGQELKGLEEDLQHYYYLPTFSREPEENSLVRRGYVHAIYEEIIKEHHPQAYFYLCGWKNMVDEAKERILANGYDKKDIHLELYG, from the coding sequence ATGCTGGAACCATGGCGCACAGGTAAAGTCATCAAAATATTGGATGAAACAGCTCATACCCGTCGGTTTTGGATCCAAATACCCGAAGTAGAGGTTTTTGATTTCAAGCCCGGCCAGTTTGTTACCCTTGACCTGCCCATCCACGAGAAGCGAAACAAACGCTGGAGAAGTTATTCTATAGCCTCGCCACCCAACGATACCAATATCATAGAATTGGTCATTGTTTTACTAGAAGGAGGAGCTGGCACTACATATCTTTTCAATGAAATATCTGAAGGTTCTGAGCTATTACTGCGCGGCCCGCAAGGCGTATTTGTTTTGCCAGAACATATTGACCGGGACCTGTTCTTAATATGCACCGGCACTGGTGTTGCGCCTTTCAGAAGCATGGTGCATCATATCAACCGGTTCAACATATCACATAAAAATATCTACCTGGTGTTTGGTTGCCGCCATGTTTCAGATTGCCTGTACGGCCAGGAGCTGAAGGGGCTGGAAGAAGATCTACAACATTATTATTATCTTCCTACTTTCTCACGTGAACCAGAAGAAAACTCGCTTGTTCGCCGTGGTTACGTGCATGCCATATACGAAGAGATCATCAAGGAACACCACCCGCAGGCATACTTCTACCTATGTGGCTGGAAGAACATGGTAGACGAAGCCAAAGAACGGATATTGGCAAATGGCTACGACAAAAAAGATATCCATCTTGAATTGTATGGCTAA